The Gemella massiliensis DNA segment TCAAGCGATGATTTCTGTTTCCATGGGAGCGGGATTAAGTAAAGTGTTATCTTCTATGGGCGTTGATTATATTGTAGAAGGTGGGCAAACAATGAACCCGTCTACTGAGGATATTATGAAAGCCATAAGAGAAGTAAATGCGGATAATATTTATATCTTCCCTAATAATAAGAATATTCAGTTAGCTGCTAAACAAGCGGCTGAATTGGCGGAAGAAAATGTCTTTGTAATTGAAAGTAAAACCGCCCCACAAGGTGTAGCTGCTGTAATGGCATTTAATTCGGTATTATCACCGGAGGAAAATTATGCAAATATGCAAAATGTTTTAACAACTGTAAAAACTTTAGAAGTAACTTATGCTGTTAGAGATACAAATATAGAAGGTATAGAAATTAAAAAAGGCGAATATATGGGTATTAAAAATGGTAAAATTGTTGTTTCAGATTTGTCATTAAATGCAGCATTAGCAAAACTATTGGAGATGTCAATTGATGAAGATAGCGAGATAGTAACACTATACTTAGGAGAAGAAAGTACGGAAGAATGTACGGATTTCTTAGAACAACTTCTCGAAGAAAAATATCCTGATGTTGAGATAGAATTAGTTGAATCCGGTCAACCGGTATATCCATATATTATCGGTGTTGAATAGAAATAAAAAGTAGCATATATCTAAATCAGGTTATGCTACTTTTAAAGTTAGTCGTATATAATAAAACAAAAATAGTATGAAAGGATGTTTTTATGGTTGATATAATAGTAGGGTTATTATTAGTAGCTGGACTTTATATGGGATATAAGCGTGGTCTTATTGTTCAACTATTTTATTTAGGGACTATAGTAATAGGGTATATTGTTTCAATGTTTTTTAGCCCCCGTTTAGCATTTTTATTTACAGATCTAATTCCTATACCAACAGATGTTACTCAAGGGCTGGAAGGTGTATATAAAGGATTAAATATACCGTCAGCATACTACAGAATAGTTTCATTTATTGTGATATTTATATTAATTAAAATAATTATACAAATATTGGCTTCGATTTTAGGGGTAATAAGAAAATTACCTTTAATCAAAACAACAGATAGATTATTAGGAGCAATATTGGGATTTTTAGAAATTTATTTGGTAGTTTTCTTAATATTATATCTTGTAACTGTTTTACCGACACCGGAATGGAAAACAGCAATATTTACAAATTCAACATTACCTGAATATATATTAGAAAATACACCAATATTATCAAAAAGTTTAATTAGTTTATTCTTTAACAAATAATATTAAAACGGCAATAATCATAAATGGTTATTGCTTTTTTAATATAAAATATATAAAACAGTAAAAAGTATGATATAATATTTTTATTGAATTATTGGGGAAAATGTGATGATGGAACTTTCTAAAACATTACTTCAAGATAAAGTATAGGGATAGTTGAAAATAGTTACTTGTTGGTTTAAAGTGTTTAGAAAGAATTTATACTAAATATTTTTAATGAAATACATTATTTCAAAAATATTTACAGAAACTACATCTTAAAATAATAATATTTAAGTGAAAAGGTAACAACTTTAAATTTTATGGAATAGAAATATTATAGATTTTTTTAAAAAAAGGGAGGTATATAAAAATTTCAGATGGAAAGATTCAAAATAGAAATAAAAGAAGTAAGTGTTAGAGAAATTGATGTGATTGCGGATAATACAGTATAAAAATGAAAATATAGTGTTAGAGAGTTAAGATTATATCTATACAGAATTTATTGTTAATAGTACGAAATGTTAAGGAGTGTGTAGTAATTTGAATAAGAACACAAAACGCAAACTAAACTTGGATTTAGTATTGCAAGATATTGATAAATACTGTTATTCAGAAATGTCATTAGAAAAAATACAGCAATTAGAATATATATCAGATTATAACAAGTTAGTAGAAGTTCATAAAGAGAACGAAGAGGCTTATGATTTGTTACGTAAGTATCCTAACGAATTCAGATTGAAAATTTATAATTATACGAACAGTATAAAAAAAGCAAAGATTGACAGTATTTTATCGGAAAAAGAATTATTTTATATATTAAGAAATATAATAGTGTATGATAGATTTACTAAACGTTTTCTATTTATCAAAGAACAAGAACGTAAACAATATGGTAGTTTAATGAAATACATAGAAAAAATGGATAATTTTGAAGATACTGAACGTTATTTAGATCGAATAATTGATGAAGACGGTTATATAAAACCTGACGCCTCATTGGAGTTGAAAAATATTAAAGTTAACATAATGCGCTTAAAAAATAAAAGTGATCAAGTGTTGAAAAATATTATTCGTTCTAATGGAAAAAAACTTACAGAAGCTATTGTAACAAAACGTAATGATAGGGATGTTATTTTAGTAAAACCGGAGCATAAAAACGACTTTGGCGGTATTATTCACGATGAATCTGCATCGGGAAATACTTTTTACGTAGAACCTCGTGAAAATGTAGAAATTAATAATGAAATAGGAATTTTGCATCGAAAGGAAAAAGAAGAGATACTACGTATTTTAAAAGAAGCGACTGAAATAATTAAATCAAGAGCAAATGAATTAACTAATTCATTATGGAATTTTTCACAAGTTGAATTTATTTTTTCAAAAATGAATTTTTGTGTTAAAAAAGGATTTAACAAACAAAATATTGTAAAGAATCAAGAAATAATTTTAAAAAAAGCGTATAACCCATTAATAGACGCTAATAATGTGGTGAAAAATGATGTAATAATGGATAATAGCGGGAACTCACTAATAATTACCGGACCAAATACCGGAGGGAAAACGGTAATCTTAAAAACGGTAGGTTTATGTATTTACTTATCACATTTAGGTTTTTATATTCCGGCTTTAGAAGAATCAACTGTTGGTTTTTTTGAACATTTATTTGTTGATATTGGAGATGAGCAATCTATAGAAAATAATTTATCAACATTTTCTTCGCATATGACTAATATTATTAGCATACTGGAAAACACAAACAGTAAAACAGTGGTGCTTCTTGATGAATTATGTTCAGGAACAGATCCCAGTGAGGGTGCCGTTTTATCCATTGCATTACTAGATAAATTTAAAACATTAAGAGCAACCTTGTTATGTACGACACACTATCCGGAAATAAAAAATTATTGTTTTGAGTCAGAATATTATAAAAATTCATCTATGGAATTTGATTTTGAAAAACTAAAACCGACATATAGATTTATTATCGGATTACCGGGGAAATCAAACGCTATTAATATTTCTGCTAAGCTGGGTTTAGATACGAAAGTGATAGAGAAAGCGACAACTTTATTGGAAGAAAATACAAAAGAAAATAATTTATTTATTGATAAACTTTCAGAAAGCATAAGAGAATATGATTATAAGTTAGAATATATTAATAAAACTGTCAAAGAAATAGATGAAATAAAGAATATACTTAGTGAAAATTTAGAGAAATATAATGAATATAAGGAAAGTTTATATAATGAATTAAGTATTGAATTAAACAAAGAAATTGATAAGAAAAAAGAAAAGATTCTTGAAATTTATAAACAGTTTAAAGATAATACTGATATAAGGCAACATGAAGTAAATGATGTATTGCATAATATGGACGATTCTAAAAACAATATTAAACTTCAAAAACAATTGGTAGATAAACCGCAGTTTAATAATAGTGAAATTCAGGTAGGAGATGACGTGCTTGTTCTTGGTTATAATCAACGTGCCACTGTTCTTGGAATAAATGGTAATATTTTACAAATTAAAATGGGATCAATGAAACTTAATATTAAGAGAAAAGAAGTCAGAAAAATTGATAGTGAACCGGAGGAA contains these protein-coding regions:
- a CDS encoding CvpA family protein, whose protein sequence is MVDIIVGLLLVAGLYMGYKRGLIVQLFYLGTIVIGYIVSMFFSPRLAFLFTDLIPIPTDVTQGLEGVYKGLNIPSAYYRIVSFIVIFILIKIIIQILASILGVIRKLPLIKTTDRLLGAILGFLEIYLVVFLILYLVTVLPTPEWKTAIFTNSTLPEYILENTPILSKSLISLFFNK
- a CDS encoding endonuclease MutS2, which produces MNKNTKRKLNLDLVLQDIDKYCYSEMSLEKIQQLEYISDYNKLVEVHKENEEAYDLLRKYPNEFRLKIYNYTNSIKKAKIDSILSEKELFYILRNIIVYDRFTKRFLFIKEQERKQYGSLMKYIEKMDNFEDTERYLDRIIDEDGYIKPDASLELKNIKVNIMRLKNKSDQVLKNIIRSNGKKLTEAIVTKRNDRDVILVKPEHKNDFGGIIHDESASGNTFYVEPRENVEINNEIGILHRKEKEEILRILKEATEIIKSRANELTNSLWNFSQVEFIFSKMNFCVKKGFNKQNIVKNQEIILKKAYNPLIDANNVVKNDVIMDNSGNSLIITGPNTGGKTVILKTVGLCIYLSHLGFYIPALEESTVGFFEHLFVDIGDEQSIENNLSTFSSHMTNIISILENTNSKTVVLLDELCSGTDPSEGAVLSIALLDKFKTLRATLLCTTHYPEIKNYCFESEYYKNSSMEFDFEKLKPTYRFIIGLPGKSNAINISAKLGLDTKVIEKATTLLEENTKENNLFIDKLSESIREYDYKLEYINKTVKEIDEIKNILSENLEKYNEYKESLYNELSIELNKEIDKKKEKILEIYKQFKDNTDIRQHEVNDVLHNMDDSKNNIKLQKQLVDKPQFNNSEIQVGDDVLVLGYNQRATVLGINGNILQIKMGSMKLNIKRKEVRKIDSEPEEVRRYVSTSNVSSKKVGIEINVIGKNTEEAIREIEDYMDKVILQGYDTFTIIHGLGSGILRKNIAEYLKNNRYVESFRSGGQNEGGLGATIVDMK